In one Granulicella cerasi genomic region, the following are encoded:
- a CDS encoding glycoside hydrolase domain-containing protein, which produces MALALMLASAGRAQSVASVEVEDMKQVSATSGWVLASHRLYWSDSAGSQWAEITPQASTNVVSAYFNANGSGWALQADDEGSTLRLDSTQDKGAHWSTTTVSSPFTEALVFNGKSSLQFTDAAHGWMMLGVQSSSAFRRGILLQTVDGGAHWTQTKMPPVGGEIQFSDATHGFVGPGPNGDDLFRTTDAGESWTAVTLPAIAGLDAVSSTVTLPVFTGAQSATLLRTIATQGSTTSVRYFTSDGGAHWSAETSKGFQHAPAALAADATLATNLTWTGSVSNAGPTAMLAQRSSFTSTDSGWVLFAGGSCSAQGECTTSQSLMGTADGGKSFHALGVLPGLTVSSASSFKLSPKGRSSQISPMGSAPQPQSSYPVTGVMGFDACSLPTTTQLNTWWTGSPYQTVGVYIGGANFACKSGLANLTSTYVSTVLAQGWEIVPIWVGMQAPGGSFSSMMSTSPATAQTQGASEADSAIGAMAALGMGQGSTIVFDLEAYTYTNATYLAATQAFLEGWNAELHAKGYLSAVYSSHNEFNGWIPTIVTPAIDTIWYAYFFSSGVACGTTCQTVYPTASAFTAIAPYWLNHHRSRQTSSSFNSTYNGLTLNIDEDYTDAAFEVATPITLTATKAGSGKGTIATTSINNSLDTSSYTAISCGPTCTSGTAQIAATDTVVLTATPASGAIFSGWSGCSSTSGATCTITTAVNATVTATFAPVPTYALTITKTGTGSGTVVSSDNYINCGTTCTAQYPAGSTVTLTATPSTTSAVGVWTGCTTSTGSTCNITTGSSAATVSVSFKSFTAAINPAAVSIVGGKSSTATVTITPDSGYIGTFSTFACSGLPAVATCAFSPTSLSAIGDGAALTTTVTITTTPVFSAFVSYKTTMVLAGLTLPALLLLPFGVARRKTMRRTMLSLTALALLGGLGSITGCSPGNPAPYDTVAPGSPFSGTVYVTFNTAAGGSTKVPLQLTVTAK; this is translated from the coding sequence ATGGCACTGGCACTCATGCTTGCGAGTGCGGGGCGCGCGCAGAGCGTAGCCAGCGTGGAAGTGGAGGACATGAAACAGGTATCCGCCACCTCTGGCTGGGTGCTCGCATCGCATCGCCTCTACTGGAGTGATAGCGCCGGCTCCCAATGGGCGGAGATTACGCCGCAGGCTTCGACGAACGTCGTCAGCGCCTACTTCAACGCCAACGGAAGCGGCTGGGCACTGCAAGCCGATGACGAAGGCAGCACCTTGCGCCTTGACTCCACCCAGGACAAGGGCGCTCACTGGAGCACTACAACGGTGAGTTCCCCCTTCACCGAAGCCCTCGTCTTCAACGGCAAGTCCTCGCTGCAATTCACCGATGCGGCGCATGGCTGGATGATGCTCGGCGTGCAGTCAAGCTCCGCGTTCCGCCGTGGCATCCTTCTGCAGACCGTCGATGGTGGCGCGCATTGGACGCAGACGAAGATGCCCCCGGTCGGCGGTGAAATTCAGTTCTCCGATGCCACGCACGGCTTCGTCGGCCCTGGCCCGAACGGCGATGACCTCTTCCGCACCACCGATGCCGGCGAGAGCTGGACCGCAGTCACACTGCCTGCGATCGCAGGACTCGATGCTGTATCGAGCACGGTGACGCTTCCGGTATTCACGGGTGCGCAGAGCGCTACCCTGCTCCGCACCATCGCGACCCAAGGCTCGACGACGAGCGTCCGCTACTTCACCAGCGATGGCGGAGCGCACTGGAGCGCGGAGACCTCCAAGGGATTCCAGCACGCTCCCGCCGCGCTGGCAGCCGACGCCACGCTCGCCACCAACCTCACGTGGACCGGCAGCGTCTCCAACGCGGGGCCGACAGCTATGCTCGCACAGCGAAGCAGCTTCACCTCCACCGACAGCGGATGGGTCCTCTTTGCCGGCGGCAGTTGTTCCGCGCAGGGAGAATGCACGACGAGCCAGTCGCTGATGGGAACCGCTGACGGCGGCAAGAGCTTCCATGCGCTCGGCGTTCTGCCCGGTCTCACCGTCAGCAGCGCCAGCAGCTTCAAACTGTCTCCCAAGGGACGCAGCTCTCAGATCTCGCCGATGGGCAGTGCGCCGCAGCCGCAGTCCTCTTACCCGGTCACTGGCGTCATGGGCTTCGACGCCTGCAGCCTGCCGACCACAACGCAGTTGAATACGTGGTGGACCGGCAGTCCCTACCAGACCGTCGGCGTCTACATTGGCGGCGCAAACTTCGCCTGCAAGAGCGGGCTCGCCAACCTCACCTCTACCTACGTCTCCACCGTGCTCGCACAGGGTTGGGAGATCGTACCGATCTGGGTCGGTATGCAGGCTCCAGGCGGGTCCTTCTCCTCCATGATGAGCACATCGCCGGCGACCGCGCAGACGCAGGGCGCCAGTGAAGCGGACTCCGCGATCGGCGCGATGGCTGCGCTGGGCATGGGCCAGGGATCGACGATCGTCTTTGATCTCGAGGCCTACACCTATACCAACGCCACCTACCTCGCCGCGACACAGGCCTTCCTCGAGGGCTGGAACGCAGAACTGCACGCGAAGGGCTATCTCTCCGCGGTTTACAGCAGCCACAACGAGTTCAACGGCTGGATCCCGACGATCGTCACGCCCGCCATCGACACCATCTGGTATGCGTACTTCTTCTCAAGCGGCGTGGCCTGCGGCACCACCTGCCAGACGGTTTATCCCACGGCCTCCGCCTTCACCGCGATCGCGCCGTACTGGCTGAACCATCACCGTTCGCGCCAGACCTCCAGCTCCTTCAACAGCACCTACAACGGTCTCACTCTCAACATCGATGAGGACTACACCGATGCTGCCTTTGAAGTAGCCACCCCCATCACGTTGACCGCGACTAAAGCCGGGTCGGGCAAAGGTACTATTGCAACGACCAGCATCAACAACTCGCTCGATACCAGCAGCTACACGGCAATCTCCTGCGGTCCCACCTGCACCTCGGGCACGGCACAGATCGCCGCCACAGACACCGTCGTCCTGACCGCAACGCCAGCAAGCGGCGCGATCTTCTCGGGATGGAGCGGATGCTCGTCGACCTCGGGCGCAACATGCACGATCACCACGGCCGTCAACGCCACGGTGACCGCTACCTTTGCCCCCGTGCCCACGTACGCGCTCACGATCACCAAAACCGGCACAGGCTCGGGCACGGTCGTCAGCAGCGATAACTACATCAACTGCGGCACCACCTGCACGGCGCAGTATCCTGCGGGATCGACGGTGACGCTCACCGCCACACCCTCCACCACCTCCGCCGTCGGCGTATGGACCGGCTGTACCACGTCTACAGGCTCCACCTGCAACATCACCACCGGCTCGTCCGCGGCGACCGTCTCTGTGAGTTTCAAGAGCTTTACCGCTGCCATCAATCCCGCCGCCGTCTCCATCGTCGGCGGCAAGAGCTCCACTGCCACAGTGACGATCACGCCGGACTCCGGCTACATCGGCACGTTCTCCACCTTTGCCTGCAGCGGCCTGCCGGCCGTCGCCACCTGTGCGTTCAGCCCCACATCGCTCAGCGCGATCGGTGACGGAGCGGCGCTCACCACGACAGTGACAATCACCACCACACCCGTCTTCTCTGCCTTCGTGTCGTACAAGACCACGATGGTGCTGGCTGGCCTGACGCTTCCGGCACTGCTGCTGCTGCCGTTTGGCGTGGCCCGTCGCAAGACAATGCGGAGAACCATGCTCTCGCTGACAGCGCTTGCCCTTCTCGGGGGACTCGGCTCCATCACCGGTTGCTCGCCGGGGAACCCTGCCCCCTACGACACGGTCGCTCCGGGTTCGCCCTTCAGCGGCACGGTCTACGTCACCTTCAACACAGCCG
- a CDS encoding TonB-dependent receptor domain-containing protein encodes MSKRQRGVVCRLFLAPLLLASSVSLAGQTITGTIRGTVQDATGASIVGATVIARNVETGVKTTVKTDKTGSYRVVSLPIGQYEVIVSKDGFNEASTKPMSLEIDQTARMDVKLVPGSVTTTIEVASDNGTVLQTENATLGTTITANMLQQMPLSGQNFSTATVFVPGAVLPTYSALGGANGTERDTTASTLPSFNGNRQQTNNYIFDGADINETMNNVVGYNPAPESLEQIRVITANADAEYGNVNGGEVIMVTKSGTNKFHGSVYSFYENQDLTANLWSNNYNRISKGKFHQNQFGASLGGPIMKNRLFFYADFEGFRNSAAGTGLASVPTAYMRTGDFSEFLGGHSSGVPLSSQIQLYDTTSGLNTATPYANNQIPIVNPVAKYLFTHPEIYPLPNRGSSVTTSPDSQNYSAPTKTIIVNNQGDVRGDYVIGARDAMNMRFSMGDAWDATPKPVLAVTFPAGNEYPFIGGVINEVHTFSSTLQNQFRAGISRIGWKQGLPVDSTGEFGTDGDAKLGLPFPNQPYAGFTQVNLSSVESNVGTRGAATKYFDNIFSYGDDATWQLHKHNLKAGVLVLRYQQNSYYPSTYGAMGYFSYTGSYTADSLASKTGAPRTTGYGFADFALDKSSAQAVAGVSGLVGHRQYRTAYYVQDDWHLLPNLTVNIGLRYAYDQPIYEVNNKEVNVDTDNPAKCPACLEFAGQNGNSRALYSPYYKEFMPRLGVNYQLNPTVIFRAGYGITDDLEGTGANLRMTQNAPFIYQFYNTNLTPTSTSGGNPSPVENGFSTGTSNVSTSSTIYRAWAHNLRPALIQQYNLATEVLLTHTLTFQLGYVGETGQHLIVPVRANQYTTPGVASTAPYAALVGTGGTIYLTQSEGNSNYNAMQLQIRQRQTHGLEFTFNYTWARAMTNNPGFYGVTGVDGAGVFQQNIYDPHSDYGPAATDARNSVNFVGTYSLPFGHGRDFGARWSRWLDEPLGGWKLSANAVMYSGFPVTITATNVANANNGSARANQYRPLIVVNRSLNHWFGTDASAQPCSGSDNGTCAYDVEHTNTYGTAHVGTERAPGYRIIDMSFFKDFRTYKEQSLTFRLDAFNAFNLASYAAPGASVSTASTFGLITSTLSPARQFQFAAKYRF; translated from the coding sequence ATGTCAAAACGACAGCGTGGCGTTGTCTGTAGATTGTTTCTCGCACCCCTTCTGCTGGCCAGCTCGGTCAGCCTCGCCGGCCAGACGATCACGGGCACGATCCGCGGCACCGTGCAGGACGCCACAGGAGCGTCGATCGTCGGTGCCACGGTCATTGCGCGCAACGTCGAGACGGGCGTGAAGACCACGGTCAAGACAGACAAAACAGGAAGCTACCGCGTCGTCAGCCTTCCGATCGGCCAGTACGAGGTGATAGTCAGCAAGGACGGCTTCAACGAGGCTTCCACCAAGCCGATGAGTCTTGAGATCGACCAGACGGCGCGCATGGATGTGAAGCTGGTTCCGGGCAGCGTTACGACGACGATCGAAGTCGCCTCCGACAACGGCACGGTGCTGCAGACAGAAAACGCCACGCTCGGAACGACCATCACCGCAAACATGCTGCAGCAGATGCCGCTGAGCGGCCAGAACTTCTCCACCGCAACGGTCTTCGTGCCGGGTGCCGTGCTGCCGACTTACAGTGCGCTGGGCGGGGCCAACGGCACGGAACGCGATACGACCGCATCGACTCTGCCGTCGTTCAACGGCAACCGCCAGCAGACGAACAACTACATCTTCGACGGCGCGGACATCAACGAAACGATGAACAACGTCGTCGGGTACAACCCTGCGCCAGAGTCGCTCGAACAGATCCGCGTGATCACCGCGAACGCCGATGCCGAGTACGGCAACGTGAACGGCGGCGAGGTCATCATGGTCACCAAGTCGGGCACGAACAAGTTCCACGGCAGCGTCTATTCGTTCTATGAGAACCAGGACCTGACGGCGAACCTCTGGAGCAACAATTACAACCGCATCAGCAAGGGCAAGTTTCATCAGAACCAGTTCGGCGCGAGCCTCGGTGGCCCAATCATGAAGAACCGCCTCTTCTTCTACGCGGACTTCGAAGGCTTCCGTAACAGCGCAGCAGGCACCGGCCTCGCCAGCGTGCCCACAGCCTACATGCGCACCGGTGACTTCTCGGAGTTTCTGGGCGGACACAGTTCGGGCGTTCCCCTTTCCAGCCAGATCCAGCTCTACGACACGACCAGCGGCCTGAACACCGCCACGCCCTACGCCAACAATCAGATCCCGATCGTGAACCCGGTGGCGAAGTACCTCTTCACGCATCCGGAAATCTATCCTCTGCCCAATCGCGGCAGTTCGGTGACGACGTCTCCGGATTCGCAAAACTACTCGGCGCCAACGAAGACGATCATCGTGAACAACCAGGGTGATGTGCGCGGGGATTACGTGATCGGCGCGCGCGACGCCATGAACATGCGGTTCTCGATGGGGGATGCGTGGGATGCGACGCCAAAACCTGTGCTTGCCGTGACCTTCCCGGCTGGCAACGAGTATCCCTTCATCGGGGGCGTGATCAACGAGGTTCACACCTTCTCCAGCACGCTGCAGAACCAGTTCCGCGCAGGCATCTCGCGCATCGGCTGGAAGCAGGGTCTGCCCGTTGACAGCACGGGTGAATTCGGTACGGATGGCGATGCCAAGCTTGGCCTTCCTTTCCCCAACCAGCCATACGCAGGCTTTACGCAGGTCAACCTGTCGAGCGTTGAAAGCAACGTCGGCACCCGCGGCGCGGCGACGAAATACTTCGACAACATCTTCAGCTATGGAGACGACGCCACCTGGCAACTGCATAAGCACAACTTGAAGGCTGGCGTCCTGGTGCTGCGCTATCAACAGAACAGCTACTACCCGAGCACCTACGGCGCGATGGGCTACTTCTCCTACACGGGCTCTTATACTGCGGACTCGCTCGCTTCGAAGACGGGTGCGCCACGCACCACGGGCTACGGCTTCGCCGACTTTGCACTGGACAAGTCCTCCGCGCAGGCGGTTGCCGGCGTCAGCGGACTTGTAGGCCATCGCCAGTACCGCACGGCCTACTACGTGCAGGACGACTGGCACCTGCTGCCGAACCTGACCGTCAACATCGGCCTGCGCTATGCCTACGATCAGCCGATCTATGAAGTGAACAACAAGGAAGTCAACGTCGATACCGACAACCCTGCAAAGTGCCCGGCCTGTCTTGAGTTCGCGGGACAGAATGGCAACAGCCGCGCGCTCTATAGCCCGTACTACAAGGAGTTCATGCCGCGTCTCGGCGTCAACTATCAACTGAATCCCACAGTCATCTTCCGCGCCGGGTACGGCATTACGGACGACCTTGAAGGCACCGGCGCCAACCTGCGCATGACGCAAAACGCGCCCTTCATCTATCAGTTCTACAACACCAACCTGACGCCGACGTCGACCTCCGGCGGCAACCCCTCGCCCGTCGAAAACGGATTCAGCACGGGGACCAGTAACGTCTCTACGTCCAGCACAATCTATCGCGCATGGGCGCATAACCTTCGCCCCGCCCTCATTCAGCAGTACAACCTCGCGACCGAAGTGCTGCTCACGCACACCCTCACCTTCCAGCTTGGTTACGTCGGCGAAACCGGTCAGCACCTGATCGTGCCGGTGCGCGCCAATCAATACACCACGCCGGGCGTGGCGAGCACCGCACCTTATGCGGCGCTGGTCGGCACCGGGGGCACGATCTACCTCACGCAGTCTGAAGGCAACTCCAACTACAACGCCATGCAGTTGCAGATTCGCCAGCGCCAGACGCACGGTCTGGAGTTCACCTTCAACTACACATGGGCACGCGCCATGACCAACAACCCCGGCTTCTATGGCGTGACCGGTGTCGATGGCGCCGGTGTCTTCCAGCAGAACATCTACGATCCTCACTCGGACTACGGCCCCGCAGCCACGGACGCGCGCAACTCCGTGAACTTTGTGGGCACCTACAGTCTGCCCTTCGGTCACGGTCGTGACTTCGGCGCTCGCTGGAGCCGTTGGCTGGATGAGCCGCTCGGAGGATGGAAGCTTTCGGCGAACGCGGTCATGTACTCGGGCTTCCCGGTGACGATCACGGCGACCAACGTGGCGAACGCGAACAACGGTTCGGCACGCGCGAACCAGTATCGTCCGCTCATCGTCGTGAATCGCAGCTTGAACCACTGGTTCGGCACTGATGCAAGCGCACAGCCCTGCTCGGGATCGGACAACGGCACCTGCGCCTACGATGTGGAGCATACCAACACCTATGGAACCGCCCATGTCGGCACCGAGCGCGCACCCGGCTACCGCATCATCGACATGTCGTTCTTCAAGGACTTCCGCACCTACAAGGAACAGTCTCTGACCTTCCGCCTCGACGCGTTCAACGCCTTCAACCTGGCAAGCTACGCGGCACCGGGAGCTTCGGTGAGCACAGCCTCAACCTTTGGCCTCATCACCAGCACCCTTTCTCCCGCGCGGCAATTCCAGTTCGCGGCGAAGTATCGCTTCTGA